The Carassius carassius chromosome 2, fCarCar2.1, whole genome shotgun sequence genome has a segment encoding these proteins:
- the LOC132103061 gene encoding tumor necrosis factor ligand superfamily member 12-like, which translates to MWKLQNGKPPVCATMQLILQRRRIRSLRLVWSLMAVLALSLAVCSAIFTVWTMRQTRDLSRSFQTLQERLEQVNMQRKAIFQLILEKRELLESQRFRRDAGGRKGNGRKVASHFEITRDSFQEVGSEGVIKGWTEEQLNMSKAVDYNPVTGTFKVERSGVYFLYCQVHFNENQSQYVKLEVSVPKGPLLQCIEGYGTTPASGSHKFHFLKPCQVSGLLRLNKGAELKAVTGASFSLQMSGKHYFGLFKVN; encoded by the exons ATGTGGAAGCTCCAGAACGGTAAACCACCCGTGTGCGCAACAATGCAGCTAATTCTTCAGAGGAGACGGATCCGCTCACTGCGCTTGGTCTGGTCGCTCATGGCCGTGCTCGCGCTGTCCCTGGCTGTGTGCAGTGCCATATTTACAGTGTGGACAATGCGACAAACGCGGGACCTGTCGAGGTCTTTCCAAACTCTGCAGGAGCGCTTAGAGCAG GTGAATATGCAGCGCAAGGCCATCTTCCAGCTCATCCTGGAAAAACGCGAACTGCTGGAGAGTCAGAGGTTCCGCAGAGATG CGGGAGGGAGAAAAGGAAACGGACGAAAAGTGGCCTCTCATTTTGAGA TAACCCGCGATTCCTTCCAAGAGG TGGGCAGTGAGGGAGTCATTAAAGGATGGACTGAGGAGCAGCTGAATATGAGCAAAGCGGTGGATTATAATCCAGTGACTGGGACCTTCAAAGTGGAGCGCAGCGGCGTCTACTTCCTATACTGTCAA GTACACTTCAATGAGAACCAGAGTCAGTACGTGAAGCTCGAGGTGTCTGTTCCTAAAGGCCCTTTGCTCCAGTGCATCGAAGGGTATGGAACCACACCAGCGTCTGGCTCCCACAAGTTTCACTTTCTAAAGCCTTGCCAGGTCTCTGGCCTCCTACGCCTTAACAAGGGCGCCGAGCTGAAGGCGGTCACCGGAGCTTCCTTCAGTCTGCAGATGTCAGGCAAACACTACTTTGGCCTCTTCAAAGTTAACTAG
- the LOC132103037 gene encoding thialysine N-epsilon-acetyltransferase-like, with the protein MGFTIRAATLEDCKDISRMILELAEYEKVSDQIKIAQRDLEQDGFSKNPFFHGIIAEVPEDLKSKEGHTKVGYALYFYTYSSWKGRAVYMEDLYVMPEFRGKGIGKALMSKVSQLGLAAGCTQLNFTVLDWNKSSLDFYLKQGCWDVTSDLGYHCMRCEGIALEHLAQGDL; encoded by the exons ATGGGATTCACAATCCGGGCCGCCACGCTCGAGGACTGTAAGGACATCTCACGCATGATACTG GAACTGGCAGAGTATGAGAAGGTTTCTGACCAGATCAAGATTGCACAAAGAG ATCTGGAGCAGGATGGATTCTCTAAAAACCCTTTTTTCCATGGAATCATTGCTGAAGTGCCAGAGGACCTTAAGTCCAAAGAGG GTCATACCAAGGTTGGTTACGCTCTGTACTTCTACACATACAGTTCATGGAAAGGTCGGGCGGTGTACATGGAGGATCTGTATGTAATGCCAGAGTTCAGAG GGAAAGGCATTGGCAAGGCTCTGATGTCCAAAGTGTCCCAG CTTGGTCTGGCTGCTGGTTGCACCCAGCTGAATTTCACTGTACTGGACTGGAACAAATCATCTCTTGACTTCTACCTAAAGCAGGGCTGCTGggatgtgacctctgacctcggcTATCACTGCATGCGCTGTGAGGGCATTGCCCTTGAACACTTGGCCCAGGGGGACCTTTAA